TGAAGGGTTCTTTCATGTAATATAGAGCTTTTGAAACTCATCTGTATTGCCAAGCATGCCGGTAgattgttgtatttttttattgctgaatgtATTCCACTGTAttgatataccacaatttctttatctattcactccttgatggacatttaggttcttTCCAGTTTGAGTCCCcagaaataaaactgctatgaacattcacatgcaggttttttttgtgtgtgtgtgtgtgtgtgtgtgtgtgaacaaatgttttcgtttctcttgggtaagtacctaggagtagaattgctggatcatatggtaggtgtatCATTAATTTATAAGACAttggaaaactgttttccaaagtggctgctcaTCACTgactttacagataaataaaccaAGGCTGGAAAAAAGgcagtgacttgctcagggtcacccaGGGAGTTAGAGGCATTGACAGAACTAGAATCCACCTTTACATCTTCTCGTCCCCAGCAGGAACCCTGAGAGGCTGTCCTGCCTGAGTATCCCCATGCCATTCTCAGCCTACCTAACTGCTTCTGCCCCTTCCAGCCTCTCTTCCCTCATCCAGCCCTGTAGGAGATAGAAGCCAGAGCATCTTTCAGTCCATTGTGATCCTTACCCCAACCCCAGAATGTATGGCCAGTGGTGGGAGAGGCTTGGGGAATGGGAGTAGTGACAAGAACCCCCTTTAGGATCTGAGGGCTGTGCATTCCCCCAGAGAAGACCTTTGTGTGGGATATGAGATGATTTTTGATGGTCTGGGGGCAGTCATCAAATACTTCAAATGCTTTATTAGAagcactttgtttttaattttgctttcaatCTGATTATGCCAAGGAGAAAGCCTCCATTAGTGCTAATATGTGTTTAACATCtaattccattcatttctttttagtgagCAAAGATTCTGGCTAGAATTTAATGACAGTGGTGTGGTcccattgtgtttatttttactatGGCCTTCCACTTATGTGTAATGATGCAGGTTTTCTATTATAGCcaaattatacatttctttttttttttttttttcaagtttcagatatttattaatcAGTGTAAACCCCAACATAACACACCAACATGATTTTGTGCATTTGGAGGGGAAATGTTTCCTGGTTAAGTGGAAAATTGTGCGGATGGGTTCTGGAAGACCTTCATTCTAAGCAGCTTTTTAGTGTAACATTTCATTTAGAAGTCTGGACCTTCTTTCTTCAGTTTGCTGTAATCTACATTCACTGAGTAGAACTTGTATTGCTGATTGGGACCCATTTTGTTCCAGGGTTCTGGGTTATTCTTTTTATCCCAACAGACATCTGGATTGAACAATGCCAGGCGCATGACATACAGCGCTGCTCCAGTACCTCCAGCTCCAATAAATACAAAGAGGGGGATCAAGCTTGGATGCTTCTTAGCCTGACCGATGATTTGGCGCAGCATGGTTGCGGCAGTGGGCTGGGGTCCCCAAGCACAGAACAACAAAACTACGAGGCCCAGGAATAGGTAGTCTCTGCCTACATTTCTTGTTAATATGCATCTGTTGCAGTTAAAAATGAGTCCACTTAAAgaattatttagttttcaaaaactgCACAAAAACCCTCGCATAtgtggtcaaatgatttttgacaaaggtgtcaaGACAACTAAGTGGGGAAAGACagtcaacaaatggtactgggaacATTGGATATCCATACACTGAAAATTAAGTTGGACCTCACCTACACCAtctatgaaaattaactcaaaatgaataaatcaaagacttaaacacaacgcctaaaactataaaactcttagaataaaacataggggaaaaccttcatgacattggatttggtaAACATTTCTaggatataacaccaaaagcagaagaaacaaacataaaaatagataaatttactacatcaaaattaaaatttctgtgcatcaaaggacacaaatGGAGTGAAAAGGTGaccatggaatggaagaaaatatttgcaaatcatgtctctgataagaggttaatatttggaatatataaagaaccacTACAAcccaataacaaaaacaaaaactgcccacctaaaaaatgagcaaaggacttgcatagacatttctccaaagaaaatatacaaatgcccaacaagcatatgaaaggATGCTAAACACCACTAATGATTGAGGAAATGCAAAtgtaaaccacaatgagataacacttcatattaggatggctactatcaaaataaagaaggaaggaagaaaggaagaaagaaaacaagaattggtgaggatgtggagaaacgggaacCATTGTGCATGAATGGTAGGATGTAATATGATGCAGctgttgtggaaaacagtatggcggttcctcaaaaaattaaaaatagaggtgatccaagatggtggagtaggtaaacactgtgcctgcttccttccatgaacatattaaaattacagctgaattacagaacaatcaacctgaagaaccatctgaagttgGCTGAACAGAAagtttataactaaggatataaagaagctacatcaagactggtaggaggggtggagacatagaatgggccccaaacctccgtgtggtggttgagaaccaggagggatatcccAGCTGTGGGGTGACATACCCAGCCCCACACTAgcctccccaacccagagtactggAAGAGGAGTACccaacaacatctggctgtgaaaaacaggggggattctgaccatctgggtgggatggaagctgtgggaaacccagacgtcctcttaaatggcccacacacaggctcactcgctcgcaggcactcaccttgggctccagtggagggacagtaactctGGGGGTGTTGGAAGCATACAGgcggcagactgaggtgtgtggctgcaggcaagcgctggaggacagtcgcattttccctgtgtgaggtcctcctcCTATGCAtccagcaggcaggcgccatctttcctgttttgagcccgccccctacacttaaggccaaatctgaatttgattggtccgtgagctctgcagctccgcCCTGATGACTCACTGGGACCTCATCTCACCCAACTCCCCCAGGAGGCACTTTCTCCCCAAGCAGCCAGTACTGcccacattgcattctttctgGAAAACTGAGTCCACGGCACCCAGGCGAGCAGCAACTGGGcctggtgtgctctgagacttttgctgggtcactccaggctcagcactggcaccaaaccagaatctacattaacctggtgaccacaattcttccccctctagtgactccctgagaccttgcctcacccaacttgcgtatgcacaaggctttatcagtggctgtaccttaagggagctggcatggcagcaggtctcagggtgtcctggctttttgcagagctaccccaggcttgatactggtggcagccatccttagTTGCTctgcatggagaatatagtcaatactattgtgatagcatagtatggtgtcaatgattgctggacttatcatggtgatcacttctttaggtacataaatattgaataactagtgtacacctaaaactaatataatgttgtatgttagctatattttaataaaaatctttaaaaaattaaaaataaaattacagtgtGTATTCCACTTCTGAGTAGATATACAAAAGGACCGAAAGCAACTCGAAGACATATTTGTAACCCATGCTCGTAGCATCAgttgcaatagccaaaaggtggtaGCGATCCAAGCGTCCGCCTATGGATCGacataaacaaactgtggtatacacgtatagtggaatattattcaacctgaaaaagaatgaaattctgacacatccTACAGcatgaactttgaagacattgtCAAAAGTTACATACGCCAGTCACCAGGAAagaaatactgcatgattccacttatatgaggtacttagttactttttgaattaaaaaaaaatcaaatttgtaaAGACAGActgtagaatggtggttgccagggattgggggaaggggggtaTGAGGAGTCAATGTTTAATGGggatagagtttcagt
The DNA window shown above is from Rhinolophus ferrumequinum isolate MPI-CBG mRhiFer1 chromosome 15, mRhiFer1_v1.p, whole genome shotgun sequence and carries:
- the LOC117034636 gene encoding cytochrome c oxidase subunit NDUFA4, coding for MLRQIIGQAKKHPSLIPLFVFIGAGGTGAALYVMRLALFNPDVCWDKKNNPEPWNKMGPNQQYKFYSVNVDYSKLKKEGPDF